Proteins from a single region of Segatella copri:
- a CDS encoding acyl-[acyl-carrier-protein] thioesterase translates to MEQKILDKVGRYEFLSEPFHCDFSSHLFMGHLGNHLLNAADFHSNDRGFGMNYLMPQHKTWVLSRLAIEMAEMPKSYDRFVIETWCESAMKYFTSRDFKICGKTSSSEEAKVYGYGKSVWAMIDTETRQPVDIFEIHDGLIKEYIDSDKPCPIQASSRVKMGKDAKLVRTIDTYYHDVDVNGHINSVKYIEHILDLFDLDYYKNHFLQRFEIAYVAESHQGDQLHFYLEETSEAEKMQEYCIKITKTSKNDANEVEVVRSKAKFIKN, encoded by the coding sequence ATGGAACAGAAAATATTAGATAAGGTAGGGCGTTACGAATTTCTTTCGGAGCCTTTCCACTGCGATTTCAGCAGCCACCTCTTTATGGGGCATCTCGGAAATCATCTGCTCAATGCTGCCGATTTTCACAGCAACGACCGCGGGTTCGGCATGAACTACCTCATGCCCCAACACAAGACATGGGTTCTCAGCCGACTGGCCATTGAGATGGCAGAGATGCCGAAGTCTTACGACCGCTTTGTGATAGAAACCTGGTGCGAGAGTGCCATGAAATATTTCACATCCCGAGATTTCAAAATCTGCGGCAAGACATCATCATCAGAAGAAGCCAAGGTTTACGGTTACGGCAAGAGCGTGTGGGCAATGATTGATACGGAAACCCGACAGCCTGTTGATATTTTTGAAATTCACGACGGGCTTATCAAAGAATATATTGATTCGGACAAACCTTGTCCTATCCAGGCAAGTTCGAGAGTGAAAATGGGCAAGGATGCCAAGCTGGTGAGAACCATTGACACCTATTATCATGATGTAGATGTTAACGGGCACATCAACTCGGTAAAATACATCGAACATATCCTCGACCTCTTTGATCTGGATTATTACAAAAATCACTTTTTGCAAAGATTTGAGATAGCTTACGTAGCAGAAAGTCACCAGGGAGACCAACTTCATTTCTATTTGGAAGAAACAAGTGAGGCAGAAAAAATGCAAGAATACTGCATAAAGATAACAAAAACCAGCAAAAATGACGCAAATGAGGTGGAAGTTGTAAGAAGTAAGGCTAAATTTATTAAAAATTGA
- the ilvN gene encoding acetolactate synthase small subunit codes for MENNNEKKLYTLLVYSENIAGILNQITAVFTRRQVNIESLNVSASSIKNIHKYTITVWSVEEQIEKINKAIEKKIDVVKSDYYTDDQIFIHEVALFKISTPVLLENPEVSRTIRKHDARMMEVNPTYSTVLLAGLTEDIADLFQQLNSYNCLLQYTRSGRIAVTRSFDEPISDYLKQNSEE; via the coding sequence ATGGAGAATAACAACGAAAAGAAATTATATACATTGCTTGTTTACTCAGAAAACATTGCCGGTATCCTGAATCAGATTACTGCCGTGTTTACTCGCAGACAGGTAAACATTGAGAGCTTGAATGTTTCGGCCAGCAGTATCAAGAATATACACAAGTATACCATCACGGTTTGGAGTGTTGAAGAGCAGATTGAGAAAATCAACAAGGCAATAGAGAAGAAGATTGACGTGGTGAAGAGCGATTACTACACCGACGACCAGATCTTCATCCATGAAGTGGCTCTCTTCAAGATTTCCACTCCGGTATTGCTTGAAAATCCAGAGGTTTCGCGCACCATCCGCAAGCATGATGCCCGCATGATGGAGGTGAATCCTACCTACAGTACCGTGCTTCTGGCAGGACTTACCGAAGACATCGCCGACCTCTTCCAGCAGCTTAACAGCTACAACTGCCTCCTTCAGTATACCCGAAGCGGCAGAATCGCTGTTACGAGAAGTTTTGACGAACCCATCTCTGATTATCTCAAGCAGAATTCAGAAGAATAG